Proteins from a genomic interval of Oncorhynchus mykiss isolate Arlee chromosome 21, USDA_OmykA_1.1, whole genome shotgun sequence:
- the LOC110500726 gene encoding zinc finger protein 16-like produces the protein MSRKRDHTFTETSLSPDPKNAFMDTPVSAARPDEDVLEFEPDEELLCSVSDITEHLGRNITVVLETALSEIRKMVSVRIRVLKMELREKTDEIEVLKTRLEVQIDGRDPYHGGMTTEVASVFRKADFHSGSKHNNNDHKKAKPAMPGVKKENINAICDYLMKDKNSRGAETDSDPSNPSSGSDRDSRHDPQPHSLNHLWPDSGIPDAGHGDGESDSATDDIFDMSLPSGSKRIHDYEWMTGVEYTSDLKGMREPKSESAKTPDEEDDEEGDESKEERNDGLEHPPAPLSHDTNSPDFPLHPQGSPGGEGDSSLEAHVDRLEPGQQFTSHTYLCPLCGTFCPDSLFLEEHLKLIHGDTTGTHSALQSTSIAPLSLGEGSSDSKWGLAGLEGGSIPSGARGMGLARGGGVGGGVGTREKKVEGGYECGDCGRHFNYLGNLRQHQRIHTGEKPFICPECGEKFRHAARLKSHRLGHNGGQSPFPCPQCGKGFPVLSGLKRHQRVHTGESPYACQQCGRRFKELGNLYTHQRIHSGATPYCCQQCGRSFRHLGTYKSHRCTPTQ, from the exons ATGAGCCGCAAAAGAGACCACACTTTTACCGAAACAAGCCTTTCTCCCGACCCCAAAAACGCATTTATGGACACTCCGGTGTCTGCAGCGCGACCCGATGAAGATGTATTGGAATTCGAGCCCGACGAGGAGCTACTCTGCTCGGTGAGCGACATCACCGAACACCTTGGGAGAAACATAACAGTGGTGCTCGAGACTGCGTTGTCCGAAATCAGGAAAATGGTCAGCGTCAGGATACGGGTTCTGAAAATGGAGCTTCGGGAGAAAACGGACGAAATCGAAGTCTTAAAAACGAGACTAGAGGTGCAAATAGACGGTAGGGACCCGTATCATGGAGGAATGACCACCGAGGTTGCATCTGTATTCAGGAAAGCAGACTTCCATTCAGGAAGCAAACACAACAACAACGACCACAAGAAAGCCAAACCAGCCATGCCTGGTGTGAAGAAAGAAAACATCAATGCCATTTGCGACTATCTGATGAAAGATAAGAATTCACGGGGTGCTGAAACGGACAGCGACCCGAGCAATCCTTCTTCTGGTAGCGACAGGGACAGCCGCCACGATCCCCAGCCGCATTCCCTCAACCATCTGTGGCCGGACAGTGGCATTCCTGACGCGGGGCATGGGGACGGGGAATCGGACTCGGCCACGGATGACATATTTGACATGTCGCTACCATCAGGAAGCAAGCGGATCCACGACTATGAGTGGATGACTGGGGTGGAGTACACGTCGGATTTGAAAG GTATGAGGGAGCCTAAATCGGAGAGTGCCAAAACACCAGATGAGGAAGATGATGAAGAGGGTGACGAGTCAAAAGAAGAAAGGAATGATGGATTGGAGCatcccccagcccctctctcccATGACACAAACAGCCCCGACTTTCCCCTGCACCCCCAGGGCTCTCCAGGAGGGGAGGGGGACAGTTCTTTGGAGGCCCATGTGGATCGACTAGAACCgg GTCAGCAGTTTACCTCCCACACATACCTCTGCCCACTGTGTGGAACCTTCTGCCCCGACTCCTTGTTCCTAGAGGAGCACCTCAAACTGATACACGGCGACACCACCGGCACCCACAGCGCCCTGCAGTCCACCTCCATTGCTCCCCTCTCTCTGGGAGAGGGTAGCAGTGACTCCAAGTGGGGGTTGGCGGGGCTTGAAGGAGGGAGCATTCCGTCTGGAGCTAGGGGGATGGGCCtagcaagaggaggaggagtcgggGGAGGAGTAGGGACGAGGGAGAAGAAAGTGGAAGGGGGTTACGAGTGTGGAGATTGCGGCCGCCATTTCAACTACCTGGGAAACCTGCGGCAGCACCAGCGCATTCACACGGGGGAGAAGCCCTTCATATGCCCAGAGTGTGGGGAGAAGTTCCGGCACGCTGCCCGATTGAAGAGTCACCGGCTGGGGCACAACGGAGGCCAGAGCCCCTTCCCCTGCCCCCAGTGTGGGAAGGGCTTCCCGGTGCTCTCCGGCTTAAAGAGACACCAGCGGGTACATACGGGGGAGAGTCCCTACGCGTGCCAGCAGTGTGGGCGGCGCTTCAAGGAGCTGGGTAACCTGTACACCCACCAGAGGATTCACAGTGGTGCCACACCCTACTGCTGCCAGCAGTGTGGGAGGAGCTTCCGCCACCTGGGCACCTACAAGAGCCACCGCTGCACCCCTACACAGTGA